GCCTGACCCTTAGCTGACAACCATCGTGCGCCCTGGTGCACGAGGGCTGGCTGCCCTTACGCAGCTTTTATCCCATCTGCTTTGACTTCAGAGGCTATTTTTATGCCCGAGGCTGGAACGTTTTACAGTTCTCTGTCCCCGATTTGCTCGTGCTGGGGATGCTCGCCCTGGCTCCCAGCCGGGCATGGGCAGCGCTCGCCTGCTGCTTGCTGAGGTGGCGAGGGGGAGCTTTGCACGGGGTGCGAGCATCTGGCAGGCACGGAGCAGCCTCTACTCATTCTCATTACCATAACGTTGTAACGATGTTGGGTAATTAAAAGTCTGACAGTTTTTCCTGTGCAAAACACCGGTTTATTGagtttttgaaagaaagtgTTATGGCTAAAATCTGGGCACGGGGCCCTGCTCGTTTGCAGCAgctttccctcccctctgtCTTCCCAGCAGTGACGGATGTGCTACAGGCATCTGCACCTGAGCAGTGCTTGTGTCTGAAGCTTTTGGGCACTTCGGGAAGCTCTGCAGGAATGTGGGAcctgctcagcaccctgcctTTCCCAGGGCTGCTTTCCCTCGCAGACATGAGTGGGGTTTTGAACTTGAGCTTGGACTTTTCCTCACTGCAACAAAAAACCTGCATGTGGGCTCAGGAAAGTGGATTTGTGCTGATTCTGCCTGCTCTGTCGGGGGAAATGACAGGAAAGTAGAAATGTGGAAGTTCTGAGACATTTCTCAGCTCTTACGCGAGCTCTTCAATGCAGCCTGTTGGTCCGCAGCTGAaggctgccagctcctgagCACTGTTTGCAAGAGGAAATCTTGTTTGAGAGCACAAATATTTGTGCTCAAAGACGCTGAGCCTAACCTCACACCTTTCCTTCCTGCAAACCCCTCCTGGATTACAGGACTCATCCGAGTTTTCACTTCCCACTTTGCTCCCCAAGCACCGTCCAAACCCTGGCTCCTGGGGCCACCAGATCCATGCGTGCTCCCTCACCAGGGTGCTGCAGAAATCCCCGTCCCTGCCTGCATCCTTCCATCCATCCCTGCACTGAGATCACCCCGTGTTTCTGCCTCCTCATCCTGCTGGTCACGAGAAGCACCACCAGGAGCCTGGTGCCACCGCCGTGCTTCCCTGAACCTTGCTCCCGCAGCTGAGCACGGCTGACTGCCCTGTGCTCATGGCCAGCATCAGTGGCAATTAGTGCTCAGCTGCTAATTTAAAatcccagcacagctcttgAGACTCACCCTTGCGGCTTCGCATTGCAGAATTGCAATAAAACTTTAATTGAATGCCTTCTGCACAAGGGGACCTCCCTGAGCTAATGTCAGCCCCTCCGAGTGACCCTTTGCAGCCACAGTATGTCTATTTTATTATGGCATGCCATGGCCAATTTGATGGGAAAAGGAGACTGCTTGGGCCGCAGAGAGGGAGCGCTTTAACATTCATTCAAAGTGACAGTGCCCTAGTGCAATATGACTGGTAAATGCTAAATTGCCACAGATGGCAGATTTATGTTTCCTTTCCCCAAGGTCCCTTGCCTGCCTTGCTGGGACTCGATGTGTGTCTGAGGGAGGAcccacactgctgctgcaggtgctaCTTGGCCTgtggacactttttttttctttgtagctgGTTTCTCAGAAAGTATGATACTCAGAAATGGGAAAGTATGCatagaaaagcataaaaaaaaatattctggaatCAATGAGGTCTTTAAAAGCCAGATcaaaaaagccaggaggaaggCGAGAAGCAGAACTCAGCCCTGGCCTGTCGAGAGGGAGCTGATTCACTGCGAAGCCACCCCAAAGCTCTGAGGACACTGGGGGccagcagggaaaaaacagcCTGTGGGTAAATGGAGAAATGGTCCTGAGCCCCTGCCTGGGTGCTGGCCGGTGCTCTGGGatgctgctccctgtgctggggTTCAGCTGCCTTATTCCTCCCCATGGGGCACAGCAGAATCACGAAGCTGCCGCTGCCCAGAGTGGCCGCGGATGCCTGCGTGGCGAATGCCTTATGTAAGCCCTCCTTTGCATTCCTCCTCTCGTTCTTTTTTTGGTTGTATTTGACAGATTTGCTTAAAAAACAGCGTGGGAATACAAATGACATGTTCAATCCAGATCAGCTCACGGCTTTACAACATCCCAAAGAACATAAGCACCACGTTATCAGAAGTCCTCGGTGCAGGCTGAGAACAAAAGCCCAGAGCACGGCGCACGGCGAGGCGATGCTCGTCGTGCATGGCACTGAACTCTCCTCgcagctctgcccctgccaAAGCCGCGTCCCTCGATGGCTCCCCTCGGTGACGAGAGCCTTCCTGGGGTGATTAGACAAGATTCTTAATGACCATGAACTTGTTCAGCCTGCCGGGCCTGGGGACTGctttgcaggaggaaggagctgtTTGCGGTTGGTTAAAGCTCGGCGCAGCTGAGGTTTTGGTTAAAGCCTGCTGCAGACAGGCTACGTCCCTCCTGCACGCCCTCCAGGTGAAATGTGGAGACAGCCGTCCCTTCTAAATGGCTTGGAACCCATTTTTAGGAGGTTTTAAGCAAATCACTTAGCCCCTCAGCCTTCACCCCAGGACAGGGGAGCCACTGTGGCTCCGGcactgcctcctcctgctctgcaccagcTCCGCAGAGACTGGGAACAGCTCGGCCCTGGGCCGCCCACCTCCCTCTTTTCtgggccaccagcagcagacGCACCCGAGGAACCCAGGCAAAGGCTGTGCAGCTCAGAGCCTTGCAGGAGAGACCCATTTTTCTTCTGCGCTCACGTCTCGGAGCTGCACTCCTCCGGTGAACAGCTTGCGCAATACAGCGAATATAATCCATGCCCatctggcttttatttattcatgacGGGCCCGATCCTGCAACGTGCTGCCGGAGGAGCTGAGCCTCGCTCactcctgccagcccctgcacaAACAGAGGGGCTCAGCACCTCTCCTCATCTGGCAGGGACTTATCCAGGGTAAATTGATATAAGGAGGGATGCgcacatttgtttttatagttaCGGTGCTGTAAAAGTGGACTTATTAGGACATCAGCCCATAATTGCCCTCTTAATGATTCTTACTCTTCTGCACTCATTCAAAGAGAGTTATCTCTATTGTGTTAGGTATAAAAAGTGTCATTGGCATAGTTTATGACTTTATTAAACCCAAGGATTTAATATTAATAGCTATCAGCTCCTCAGCTATATATCCCTAATGAAGGAAATGTTTGTATTTGTCTAGGTCCAAGGTAATTTGTAAACACAAAGTATTAAAAGGCTCAACAATTCCAAAAAAGTTTTAATTGGAAACTCACCAAATTGCTTGCAACATCTTAATGCTTCAATATGGAACTCCCAGATAATGAGGAGCTAATTAAGGGGCCaggattcatttttttatgaTAACTGTCTCCATATGGGCTCTGCATTCGGTGCTTGCAGAACTAATGAAGGTCAgagaaggaacagcaaagaaagaaaggaaaattttgagCTCTCGGTGTTGTGACGATGCTCAGCAGCTGCCAGTATTTCTGCCTGGGTTGGAGGCCAGGTGTGGAGTGAGTGGCACATAACGGAGTGGGACAGCCTGGCCATGCACTATCGCAGCACCCAGCTGTATTTCATAGCCCACAGCTGCTCCCAATGGGCTTTGCTGCTGGTGGGGAAGTATGTAGGGATCCCATGTGTCAGAATAGGAGCTTCCCCTGTGCACACAAGGCCAGTTATGCCTGTACCAGATGCAGCCGGGAGCACCACAGGACTCCCAGGGTGAATCTCCCTAGGaggtgctgagcctgctgctggtgcccgTGCTGGCCAGCACCAAGCCACTTTCCAGGAGGCTGTAGCCGTGCAGGAGCCACGCCATGCCCCGAAACTGTGCCAGCGTCCTCCAGGACAAGGActgtggctgcagggaggaggactTGTCTCAGGGTGAGGAACAGAAAGGGCTGGGGGAACTGCAGGAATGGAAGCCAGCCTCGTGACTCCATGAGCAGATACACTCCATTCATCCTCAGCTCATCCAACTCAAAGGACAAAGAATAGAGGAAACATGACAGGCAAACTTAAAGCTGCTGTTGGTTGCTCAGATTCCTTGCCAGGACTCATAGGGCTGGGAGCAGACCCTGGGCGCTACGGAGCCCTCTGAGCACAAGGCTCCTCTCTGTCCAACTGAAACACCCACAAATAACTTGTaatctgcttttaaattaatCCCTTGTAAAATATTAACAACACATAAACAGACATACAAATGTACGGtcagatgtttttctgaagtaacTCGCTGACTCCCATGACTAAATTTGGACCAGCAAGCCTCGTGCACCAAATAATTAAGTCATAGGCTATAGAAAGCAATCCTCTGGGACGTACTTGTCTTTGAATGGCTCATCCACTTGAAAAGTAATACATACCATTAACTATATGACCATATGGCATCCATTTATAGAATATTGCACTACAGGCAAATAGGACAAAGGTACACCCCTTAAAGCACTTTTCTCATCTCATTAACTTTGGGTACATGTTACAGAAgggctgctctgcctttgtTGTGTTCAAGGACATTTTGTGCTGTTGAGTCTTGTATTAAATGAATTGCGCTAGGAAAATTAGAGTCTAAATGTAGCTATGCCCTAAAGCAAACAGcattattttgcctttctgtaattcaatttattttttgcagatcAATGTTTTCAAGCAAATTTGTTCTTTTGTCCTCAAATCTTGCTTAATGACAAAACTGACTTTGGGTAATTTGGTGCACAAAGAGGCCCGCCAGTGCTTTGGTGCTAGCAGGTCTGGGTGGTGCCCTGCTACGCGCATCAGAATATCCAAAACAGCCACGTGCACCTCCCTGGAACTGCACAGATTGGCTCGGACAACCTCTGTGAGCCCTGACAGAAGTCCTCGAGAAGACCCATCTGGTGCTCAGCGTGATGCGCTCAGCTCCATGGCTTGCAAAAAGGGCAGGAAGCAGAGTCTGCAAAGCCCAGTTGCTGGGACAATAGGCAACACCAAAAAGCAGTCATTTGTGTCCTACAGCTGACGGTGGCTGAGATTCAGCACTTCAAAAAGACTGTGCAGGAGGAACACCCCGACACACACAGAAGCTGAGCCATGAGCACGCTCAGCGTGCTGCAAAAGCTCAGTCCCTCTTGTAGGCATCAGCATCTGCCCCACTgagtcctgcagctgctgcatcCAGCTCTAAAAATTATAAGCATGCTGTGTTCcctttaaattaatttgcactgaagaaatgcatttgttaaGTAGAAGTGAGTGCAGGTGCCTTAAAGGTTTTTGGCTTGACAGATTTCTCTTGTACACTGAAAATCAATATTTCTGTCAAGTACACTGTGGGTCTATCCCCCTTTCCTAACTTCTTGGAAGGAAAAGTGCTGCTATATATTAAAGATCTCCACAAATGTGGTGGTCCAGTGCACTAGAAATATAATTCGTAGTAGAGAAACGAGTCCTCAGAGATGTTCCATTCTGGATACAGCCAACATCTCAGTAAGAGGAGCAGTGCTGACAAAGGGCAGTATCTCAAACCCACATAACTGGCTCAGACATCTGCACGTGGAGGATCATTCATTGCtcatggtttaacccagctCTGGGAACCgcttaatgtcttttttttttttttagtttccaCTCTCCTCCTGCTGAAGAGTCCAGCACAGACCTTCCGCAAAGGCTGAGAGGTTGAAATCCGCACACACAATTAGCACAATTAGCAGCAATCACCTGTTGCTTACATTTCGTTTCCGGACATTGGCGAGCCTCTCTCCTTCCAAGGGCCCAAACACTCCAGTCTGCTGAATTTGAAGGCTGAACCTCAGCAGCAAACATAACTGTTCACATCCTACTTTGACGaaaacaggctgctcaggaaaaGAGGCAATGGTCTAATGGCACCTTTGCACTGTTTGCAGGGCTCCCAGGCATACCAGTTGCACTGGTATGGGCACTGGGGCTCCTTGGCAAAGGCAGGGTGAGGCCTTTCCTTTCCCCATGCAGTGTGGGAACATGCTAAGCACTGTTCTGCCTGCAGGCACCTGCAGGGACCCCGGGCGGTGGCAGCAGTGACCCAACTTGGTGCCGGGTTCCTGGTAAAAGGAGCCCTGCTAGAAACGTGCAAGGGGATAGCAGAGACATGTGGGATTTATTAAAGGTGGTTACGATGAACATGTTAGCATCCAGCATCCTCAGTTCCAAATATTCAAAGCTTTAGGAGTGTTCATCTGGAAAAATGCCCTGGATCATCTCGAggtgtgtgctgctgtgctgcagcagtcTGCAATGCCGTGAAGTCTCTGCCTTGGCAAAAACAAGATGAATGATTGCGTGGAGTGCTCAGGCCCCAGCAGCAACTGTTGCTTGTTATAATAAGCATTGCAGTGCTGGCTGCATGAGATGGAAGACTTTTACTAGTGTAAAATGCAcaatgcagcaggaggagagtCCTGCAGAGGAGAAAGCCAAAGCCTCCAGCCTCTGCTTCCCAGCTGCAGATGGGCATCCCGTAATACTTGATTCCAGACATAAGGGAAGTCAGGACGGTTGCTCAACcatcaccccaaaacccacaataCCTCCTGTGTCCTGCCCCCATACGCCTGGCCACTCGTACACAGAACACGCAATGACCAAAGCAGGGAAGTCtcctaatatttttattgttccttAGATAACTGTGGATAGTACAAagttttcctcttaaaaaaaattaattacctTCACACTTCCATAAACAGAGCTTTCCATGGGAATCTGATGCCACAGAATTTCCACGGAAGCGATTTCCAACCACCATAATGCTATGTAGATATTATAACAGTAAGAGAATATTCTTGTAATTATCAACATGAAATTGGTTACCTGTGTATAAGGGTGAAcactgatctttttttctttttagaaacaaaaccatCATTTATTAATCCAAACTACATCATTGCATTTACAACATTCATTGCATAAACTGGACATACAAAGTTTTGCCACCTCTGGTAAATAACAGACATACATTATACAATATATTTGCTGAATACATAAGTTCAAACAATATGGGTACAACAACTTGTTCATAATACATACTTAAACCATCGTGTTTAATAGTTACTAAGACACAGATCCATGAGCTACTTCGGGTCTCAGCACAGTTAATCTAAGTGACAAGAACACAGTTGAGAGACAGTAGCTGCAATGGAAGGCGAATAAAACTAACCTGTGATAGGTCTTGTTCAGACAGCGAGAGCTCCTCACGGGTCAGCTTTTCTGCTTAGAAATACAAATCACACATCCATCACAGCTGACCGCGATGTCGGAAAATGTCCATGCAACCCACACACAGAAGAGAGCGAGTCTCCCAAGGATAAACTTCCAACAGTCATTGCCTTACTGCTTTAGTATGTACTATAGGTTTGCTATcggaacagaaacaaaacaaaaccccaaacttaAGTGGTTCTTCAGGTGCAGTTCCAGCTGCAAGTACATGGTTAGTCATGAGTCTATAACACAGGGCCAGACTTCTAGAAATGTAGAGGTAATGCTGATCTGTCAGGTTTATGCTGAATAATCCTCCATGACGTTGGTCTTAATTTTGGcagctgtttatttatttacttatttaaagtGTGTTTCCTCGAtattagtatttctttttcattcgtttctccctttttttcctttttattttattttttcctaaatcagTTTCTAAACAAGGGTGGACTACAACTCATCAGACCTGATGACGTGGAAGAGGGTGACATTGTAAAGTATTTGGTGCCCGTTGTTCCAGGCATAGAGGGCCCGATCCTTGGGGTTGTAGTCCAACATGGAAATGTGCGAGTACTTGTTTTGGAACGGGATGTCGATGTACTCGTAGGTGGAGGCGTTGGTCTGGTAGGCATAGTGCACCTTGGTGCCTCCCGAGTAGCCGTTGGTGACGTAGAGCGTGCCGCAGATGATGAAGGCCTCCCCGGCGCTGCGTTTCGGGTAGCTGGTGTTCCAGGTCTGGAGGCTCTGCAGGGTGTTGGGGTCCAGCTTGCTGATGACGATGTTGCCCGCGTTCTGGTTGGTGGCGTAGACGGCCCACAGCCCGTTCTCATCTACCATCAGGTCAATGTCCGAGTGGCCGCCCCAGGCGTAGTGGTACATGTTGTTGTAGCCGGCATAATCCAGGCTGCGAGTCTTGAGAATGGTCTCTGTTTTCAAGTCAAACCTGATAATTATGTGGCTTTGGTATTTGTTGAAATAGATAGAGCCGTTGTAGACCACTTGACCGGTGCCTGACCATGGGTGAGGGAGACGGTGAGAGGTAAAGTTGTCGGTATTCATGAAATCTGCCATGGATTTGTATTCGCGGACGAAGCGGTTGTTGTGGTAGCTGTCCATGTACCAGACCTGGGCGAGAAACAGAAAAACGTGGGGTTAGGAAAGAGCAGAGACCTGCCCGAGCCCTCCACCAGGGAGAGGTGCTTCACCTTTACATGTTTCCCTAGAAAATGTTCTGGGTGCTAAATCTGCGAGGAGGCTGGTTTCATTGAGCCACCCACTGGAAAACCACGTGCCCAAAGCCTGCCACCTGCGCCCAGAAGTAAACCTCAGGCTGCCACCCCAAATCAGCCAAGAAATCAAGTGAAGAGCGAAGCTTTCCCAGAGGTAAGCTGGCATCTCCCTGGGGGCTTGCACTGTTCTTCCAGAGGGCAATCAGCATCTTTCTCTGGCTAAACCCAGCACATTGATGCACGCTgatgctgcctctgctgcctctAAGCCCCATCACAACTGCACTCAGTAAATTatagcagctgctgtgcagagctccgCTAATTTGGCACGCAGAAGCAATGAACGTAATCGCTCATTGTCAGGGAAATGCAGGCAAAGTCCATATTGGTTTAAAAATCATACACTTCTGCATCAAAAGCTTACACCGAGGCTGCTGAAATACAACAAAAGACAAAGACATCAAAATCTTGCTATCAGGAGATGGGGGAGAGATTTTAGACCATGACTTAAACATCGGTTCACTGGGGATGGTGTCTAGActtcttaaaaaacaataagaaaaaaaagaaagaaaaacaaaagctttcatCATTTGTAATCAATTCAGAGgctaaagaagaaagaagaaatatccaTCCAGTGAGAGACATGCTGTATGCCTTTGCTGCCTAAAGTTGAGATAGCTGCTTTCTATAAAAAACATTTAGGAAGGTAAAGAGGTAAATGAAATAGCAGTGGGGAATGCCTTTAAGGACACAGATTTGGGTAATGTTGTAGTGCATGCTCCTTTTGCAAACACCTTGCAAAATCTGATCATAGCAGAGCCTCGATACAGCCGTCTCCAGGGTCCATTAGAGCAGCAGACAAACATTTACACACGCCTGTGCGTGCGTGCACGTTTGGGCTGCTATATTTGACAGGCCAAGTGAGGTCTGCAAAAACTTTGTAGGAAACTTCAGAGCTCCCTCAGTACCGCCCCAGAAACACTGCAGAGGTGGAGAGTAATCCTGTGGCAAATTGCTCTGGGCTTCACACCTCTGCTGTGGGATCAAGGATGGCTGCCAGAGCACCAGGAGAAAACCACGCGCATCCCCGAGCCCATGGCAGAGAAGTGCCTGCAACCTGGGAGAGCTTCTGCTGCCGGACATGATGCTGGAGAGCACTCTTTGGTTAACGTAAAGTCTGTGTTTAACTAAAGTAGCTTGGGAAATTacaaaaaatcctgaaaacTGATTGTATCTCAGCTAATCCTATTTGGCATTAAATAACTCCACGTGGCAATGCATTGTGCTCAGTTTTTGGAGAGACAAAGAGAAGACCACAAGAGCAGCCCCTGTTATCAGGCTGGTGCTGCAAGGTGGCAGGATCCGACGATGTTTTGTGCTTTGGAGAAGCAGAGATTGATCGGCAGCAGCGCCTCGTCGTGCCGACTGGCTCTGAGCAGCCTTCTCCGCACTGTCCTGCCAATACACATCAATCCCGGCGCTCAGCATCCACCTGCTGTCTCGCCGCTCCTGCGAGACTTGCAATTGTGCCTGGTTGTGTTCAATGATTTCATGACATGAACAAATGACCATGAAAACACCAAACACCTCCCGGGGCCTGGTGAGGGAAGATGGATATGATAAAGTGGCAGCGTCTCCCCATCACTGGTTTCCCACTCCGCCAGGTAGCCAATGAAGTTCACTTGGGCGATTGTGTTTGTAATAAAATTCGCAGTAGATTTATgtattatacacacacacacgcttgTGAAGCTTGAGATACAGTCCAGAGAAAACTGCCTGTGTACTCtcacaacaaaacacactgcagaaaaagacgtgggaaaaaaaaaaataatccattttgaGATAAGACTCTCTGAAGACACGGGAAGATCTTTAGCACGTAATTAATGTACTTCAGCTGCAACCCAACTCTCCCTTTACAGATGTATAAATCACGCCTAACCCTGTTAGTGCcaagggaggcagcagacacAGCCTGGAGGGGACAACTCCGTCCCTTCTGATGAGGAAAACAGTGTGTGATGTGGGTAAAACCTTCCCGTTCTGCTTCCAAATTGGGATTTCATGGGGTGATGCTTTGTTtaataattgtaaaataaagaggtattgtactggggagccaagctggctgctggaaggaacTAGCCCGACATCCCAAGTCACTGCTGCTTCATCGCTGCACACCTCCAGGCACACGGAGCCACCCCCAGTGACGGCTTCTGCAGAGCATCCCTTGTGTGCTTTTAGCTACAGAAAGCCGATCACAGGGCAAGCTCCCAAAATAGCTGCCCTGACACAGCCCTTGCCAGCGCCTTTATCTTTTGATGAAGGCTGCTTCACGCAGGAGGGAATTGCCATGCAGCCAAGGTctgtggtttctgttttgttttgctgcctgCAAATCCTCAGCAAACACTCGAGATATTTTCCATTCCATCAGTCATGGGAAGCCTGGATTGATTTTCAGCCAGTTATTGGCCTCCTACCTCTTTGGGATCAAAATTGAATggtctgaatgaaaaaaaaaaaaaaggaaaaaaaaaacaaaacaaaaaacaaatctctCTCTCGCTGCAGTCAAGTTAAACCCTCACAACATTGCAGGTGGAAGACAGAGGGACAGAGGACAAATGGAGTTCGACGACAGTACTGGGGACACAGGCAgcaaaaaagcagcagggatcaacaccatgggcccctctgctttgccccagctccctctggGCTTCCAAATCCAGACAAGAAACCCAATATTTGATTTTCCATCCCCAGATCTGGTGCCACATCCAAGACCAAGCAAACAGGGGCTTCATTCAGGTTCACCTGCCCTGGGAAGGGACCACGGcatggggctgctcccccctcatcctcctgcccttccccaccctCAGCTGAGGTCAGCAGAGCCCCAAGAGGAGGATTAGGCACCAAGGGGCACTACCAGGGCTTTGATGCTGGGATTTAAGGAGCTTTCCATGGTTTTGGTGGAGGGGGGTGACCACGGGGACGGCGCCGCCGCGCTCTTACCTTGTTCTCTCCCTCTGGAGCGAGCGGGTCCGTCATCCATGATCCGAACCGGGAGCCCGAGGTTTTAATTGTGATGGGGTCACTGATTCCCGTCAGCTTGCCACAAGCTGGAAAAAGAGTGCAAGGCTGGTGAGCACCATTTCCAACACCCTCCGCGGCCCGGGACCGCGCCTTCTCACAGCGGGTCTCTGCCTGCCAGGCCCCAGCTCAGGGTGCTGTGCCCCGCTGATTTGAAGctggtttttatttaattagagGTAATTAGGCTGAGAACAACTGCCgggtgcttttgtttgtttcatgcCTCTTAATAACAAGTGTCCTTATCACACTGCCCCAAGAAAACAAGCTTTCCTGAAGCAGCCACGCTGCTCGAATGGGAAATGAGAAGAGTTAGCCAGGGTCGAGCAGCCAGGTGGAGAAATTAGCTGAACAGCTCTGCTCGTTTCTGCCGTAATAGAGTGGGTGCAGCCAAGATAAAAAGACAGACGTGTCTAttccagccctgctggaaaCACGCATTTGTTACGGGTTatgcaggggaggaaaaaaaaaaaaaagtgggaaattCTAGGCAACATAAATCTCTTCCTTGAGAAGAGCATTTACCAGCTTCTAGCTGCCaccttctctgctctctgccatGTCTGCTTGCTCAGGACAAGGGGACCTTGTTCAGGTCCCTTTTGGGACAGCCACGAGTAGATACCTGCAAAGCTACAGCctcagcactgcaggcagcccTAGGCCGATGTCCTCTTTACGCTCATCTCCCCATTTTTCAGCCCAGCTGCCATTCTGGTCTCCCAAAACACCAGCATCTCACGACGTAATAACAGGCAAAGAGACCAAGCTGGATGCggcaggaggggctgcagccggTGCTGAAGGCTCTGTTGCTACGGGAGCAGGCATTTAAAATCCGGACACATTCCCACAGAGCCGGACTGGCGGCAGCATCTCCTGCCAAGGTCAGCAGTGCAAGGGGACACCGGCCACTGAAGTTCACCAGGTGTTTCTGGCTTCTCCCCTGGGATGAGGATGCTCCTGGGATGCTGAGGAAGGGGAAATGTCGAGGTGCTGGGCTGGAGAGGATGCTCCAGGTGCTGGGTCGGGATGTCCGGGGCTGGGCCAGTAGGTGGGAgcctgcagggtgctgctgaaAGGCACGGGGAGCTGGGCCAGCTCGGGACAGGGTTCTGCTCGGTCACCAAGAACATGCCCCAGGAGCTCTGCACTACCCACCGGCTGCCCTTCTCCTAGCCTGGTCTCATCAGTCCCCTGGGCTCCTGGTTATGGCCACGGGACACATCCACATACCACAGCTCCGAGCTGAGGGGCAAAGGGGCCACCTTGGCCTGGgacataaaacaaatgaagatttGCCTGATCTGCACCAGTACGACATGGCCACAGGGACCATCAGCCTTGCCACAGCCTTCAGACACCAAGCAGCTAAAAAGAGCTCCCACCAAAAAGCAGAGAGCTTCCCTGGCCTCACAGGGGGAATTTGTCCTTCTGCCCGGCTGATGCACTCAAAGCCTCTCAGCTCAGGAGGAAAGCAAGGTATTGACAAAGGGATGCGATGGGTTAAAATAATAACTGCTTAATGTCTGGTAAATTCCCATCGCAGAGGACCAGCCTTCCTCTAATCACAGCTCTGCTCAATGCTGCCTTCCATTATCACCGCCCTACATTGCTGTCACTTTAtctctttccttccatttccCTGGAGAGAAAGGTTGTATAAAAGCTCattgatcaaaaaaaaaaaaaaaaaaggagaaaaaaagaaagaaaaaaaagcagaagcagctgatAAGGGTAAACTACTGTTGTTTGAACGTAGTGAGGCTACATCTCATACGCGTTTAGCTGGAGGCACATTCACAACAGCTCTTCAGCAGTGCAAGAGGGTTGCTCTTATACAGGATGAGGTCTTTTCTGTCTTGGAGTAAAGCTACGAGAGGCACTTATACAGGAGAAAAAGTTTGAAAACGGTCCTGGAGCCAAGTGCTTCCTGGCTCCCGGTGAGCTAGGTCCATGCATCTCTCATGGGGTTACCAGCCCTGTGGTCCTGAGCTCGGGGCGAGGGTCCTGCtt
This region of Anas acuta chromosome 20, bAnaAcu1.1, whole genome shotgun sequence genomic DNA includes:
- the OLFM1 gene encoding noelin isoform X1, whose protein sequence is MSVPLLKIGVVLSTMAMITNWMSQTLPSLVGLNTTKLTAASGGTLDRSTGVLPTNPEESWQVYSSAQDSEGRCICTVVAPQQTMCSRDARTKQLRQLLEKVQNMSQSIEVLDRRTQRDLQYVEKMENQMRGLESKFKQVEESHKQHLARQFKAIKAKMEELRPLIPVLEEYKADAKLVLQFKEEVQNLTSVLNELQEEIGAYDYEELQNRVSNLEERLRACMQKLACGKLTGISDPITIKTSGSRFGSWMTDPLAPEGENKVWYMDSYHNNRFVREYKSMADFMNTDNFTSHRLPHPWSGTGQVVYNGSIYFNKYQSHIIIRFDLKTETILKTRSLDYAGYNNMYHYAWGGHSDIDLMVDENGLWAVYATNQNAGNIVISKLDPNTLQSLQTWNTSYPKRSAGEAFIICGTLYVTNGYSGGTKVHYAYQTNASTYEYIDIPFQNKYSHISMLDYNPKDRALYAWNNGHQILYNVTLFHVIRSDEL
- the OLFM1 gene encoding noelin isoform X2; translation: MQPASKLLTLFFLILMGTELTQVLPTNPEESWQVYSSAQDSEGRCICTVVAPQQTMCSRDARTKQLRQLLEKVQNMSQSIEVLDRRTQRDLQYVEKMENQMRGLESKFKQVEESHKQHLARQFKAIKAKMEELRPLIPVLEEYKADAKLVLQFKEEVQNLTSVLNELQEEIGAYDYEELQNRVSNLEERLRACMQKLACGKLTGISDPITIKTSGSRFGSWMTDPLAPEGENKVWYMDSYHNNRFVREYKSMADFMNTDNFTSHRLPHPWSGTGQVVYNGSIYFNKYQSHIIIRFDLKTETILKTRSLDYAGYNNMYHYAWGGHSDIDLMVDENGLWAVYATNQNAGNIVISKLDPNTLQSLQTWNTSYPKRSAGEAFIICGTLYVTNGYSGGTKVHYAYQTNASTYEYIDIPFQNKYSHISMLDYNPKDRALYAWNNGHQILYNVTLFHVIRSDEL